A window of Natronolimnobius sp. AArcel1 contains these coding sequences:
- a CDS encoding amphi-Trp domain-containing protein, with protein sequence MSDDSDPDDETDDEIELLEREFDGSPAQAAGWLRELGETLEAGGELTVYDDDDESVTVSLPDEVLEFEVELEREPSDAGDELELEIELEWLDPDTIDTDD encoded by the coding sequence ATGTCCGACGATTCCGACCCCGACGACGAAACAGACGACGAAATTGAACTCCTCGAGCGAGAGTTCGACGGGTCGCCCGCCCAGGCCGCCGGCTGGCTGCGCGAACTCGGTGAGACGCTCGAGGCTGGCGGCGAGTTAACAGTCTACGATGACGACGACGAGTCAGTGACCGTCTCGCTCCCGGACGAGGTACTCGAGTTCGAGGTGGAACTCGAGCGCGAACCGTCCGATGCGGGTGACGAACTCGAACTGGAGATCGAACTCGAGTGGCTCGATCCCGACACCATCGACACGGACGACTAA